The nucleotide window GTTCTTTAAGATGAATGGTTAGAatgggatttttgttgttttcatcagCATGTAACAATTGTATTTTGAGTTTTAATAGATACTACTACACTGCTATAACTCAAAATCCTAATAATATGAGAGAGCCTTTTCCCTTAGAATCTTCTAgtccttaattttaaaacaaacttttgtACTTGTCAATTTTGGAGTGGGAGAAATAGTTTATTACATTGCTGTTGGAATTTGGATTTTTCTGTTCATTGGTGAGTTTGagcaaatatttatgtttatcaACTATTAGAACGTTCTCTTCTATAGTGAGTCTATATCCTTTGCCCAAGTATCTATGGCATttccatgaatttatttattgcttAAACAGTTATTGAATTCACCAGTTTTTGTAGTATGTGTCCATCATCTTgttattctctttcattttagctttttgtcttttttgcatTTGTGTGAATTTATAAGGTTCCAAGTGTAGTTTAGTGTATTACCTGCCATAGGATTTCATACTGGTGAAGTCAGTGTTCACACCCACAGTATACCATCACCGCCAATTAACTGATTTAGTCATCAAGAACGAGTGCAGGGTTGAAACATTAGTTCATAATTTTTCATAAGAAAGTTAGCCCATTGCTTGCCTGATGTGTCTATCAAAATTTTTCCTGAGCATCATAGTACTCatcactttttttaatttttttcttttttcttcatgcaAAGAAATCAGTaagttttcttcaaatattttttttcatttcggAGTGTCTTCTGGAAAATTTTGTCTTGCTTACAAagtctttttccattttaaaaaaagaattattttaataggtTTGCTAAAGCATAATTTACATACTACAAAATTCACTCATTGTATATGTCAAAAAATTTAATGATTTGAGTAAATTAATAGATTTGTGCAAAAACTGAATTATCACAACtatccaattttagaacatttctgtcatgtgccagtttttctctatttatagTTAAGTCCCACTGCCGCAAAAACCCAAACCCTAGTAAAAGttgtttcctatttctccacatcctctcacaGCCATAGTTGTTTCCTgctaatgattgccattctaactgggtgTGAGATGATGGTGATTCGCAGCTGCCATTGGTGATCATTTTTTCACCCAATGATCTGCTTTTTGTGTCTATCCGTTTACCTTTTCTAGATATTtcaagtaaatgaaatcatacaacatGTAATCTTTCGTGTACAATTTCCTTCACTTAGCTAACATTATTGAAGTTCACCAGTTTTGTAGTATGtatcatcattttgtttttctaactggtgtgagattatTTTCATTGAGTaagggttttgatttgcatttcatgaTGGCCAGtgatttgagcattttttcatgtgtctgttggctgtatgtcaaatgtcttttttgtctgtaggttgcctgtttttttcatttgtgtgaaTTTATAAGGTCCAAGTGTAGTTTTGTTACCTGCATCGATTGCATACTggtgtttctctcaggtttgtcagtGTTCCACAGTATCCATCACCCCAATCACAtgcattgtacccattaagtaatgcGGGCTCTCTCATCATTTGGAGTGCAGGGGTTGAAACTTGCCTTAGGAAAACTACCCTGATGTTCATGGTATCTCCCCTGCCAGATAAGTcttgctctctgtttgtctgttactggtgtataagaatgcttgtgattttttttttgtcccctgCAAACATTGTGGTTGCTGAATCCGGACAGTATTACTGTACTGTTGAATGATATTGCTTTGCCTGGATGTACTagaattttgtttatccatttactagCTGaaggatatttggattgttttcagttttggccTACTGTGGCTAAGGCTGTTCTGAACCCTTGAACACAATATCTTTATGAGGACCTATGTTTTTatgtctgtttatatgctggattatgtttaggTAGACTTCCAGGGAATGATGGTGGACTGGCTGGGTCATTAGGGCAAACATATGTTAAACTTTTTAAGAATGTTGCCAAATTACCAGGTATTTGTAGAATcatacactcccaccagcaacacATAAGGGCTTTTTTATTGAGAAGTCTATTCAGTCTGTTTGTCTTCAAACATAATTACAATGATGATGGTAGTATTAGAAATAACATCTGTCttggtaattttatattttatctttatgtttcaagtttttatttatcCAGGATCTATTTAGTGAAAGAAATGACTTTGGAATACAACTTACCAAAAACTGAAACTAAATCTcaacttctttctgtttctaattCTACAGAGATGAGTTCatttcctggatatccttgttactTTACTGTCTcagttgatctgtctaatgttgacaggcTGAGTGGGGTGTTGATACCATTATCTGTCTATTTGGTTCTCTAAGTGCCTTTAGCGATGTTTTActagcatatttaaaaaaaaaatcagtaacaaatgcatttttaaaagtaaatgtataGTATGTTTTTGGCGCCTTATATAGCTAGTcatttcttatttactttttttcaataattttcctGTTCTCCAAAATccctttatatattatttctctcATAAAATAGCTGTCAGCATACTTAATTGAGTTCTGCCGTTAAAAACAAtcctgttttcttgcttttttgtttttattgtaattgAGTTAATGGCTGACACTTAATactctctatgtgtgtgtttgtgtgtatatgcccCCACCCTCtttggcttgtgtgtgtgtgtgtgtgtgtgtatatatgtatatatatatgtgtcttgGAGCTCCCAAACCCCTGAATTGAGGGTGCCTATCAGGAATCTATAGgccgtagatttggtctttttacataatcccatacttcttcgTGTGGGAAGTTAACTCAAATACTTACAACCCGATAGCACCATAATCTATCATTTCCCTACACCGCAATCAACCtctgctggcgatgagctgcgctcctttgctgggggagatgcactcttatttttggaattctccagcttttctgccctgcttttttccccatctttgtggttttatctgcctctggtctttgatgatggtgacgtactgttGGGGTTTTGGCTGTAGTGCTCCTTTGCCACAtcaccatttctttattttaaaaaatatatgattttgcTCCTTTTCTTCCCACGTGCATCAGGCCCACTCTGCAAAGGTTGAATCCTGGCTTGTCTGAGCCCGTGTGATCCCACGGTCATTCCAATGTGTGAGGAAGTGGGTACTGGGAACATCGTGGAAACATTTTAGTTGATCCTTATAAAGGCACACAGGAGAAAGGAGTAACCGTTTTCTTCCCTTTGGGAGTTGTCGTGAAAGAATAAGAAACCTACAGCTGCTGCATAGGTCACCCTCCTATCTCAGGAAAGCTGACGAACTGTGTGTGATAGAGAGATGAGCTGTGAAATTCCAGGATTGCTGATGATGCCACTGGCTGGTGATGCCACTGGCTCTGAATCTATTAGGCTGAGTTGAGCAATCCTGGAGACACCCAGCCTTGGATCTATCGGCTATGTGAGATCAtgggttaaagaaaaataaacctgcTAGATGTAATTTCCTGCTATTAGCAGCAGAACGCATCTTCACTGAAATATTCATTCCACACATTTCGGTTCTTCCTTGTAATTCCACACCACAAGActcatataaaatgagaaaatcattTCCTCAACTTAGGAAATGAGGCCTATTTGTTGCCACTCTGTGATCAAACAGAACAGACATAATTATCAGCTTAATATACGTCTATATATTAATTTCTctatatatattcttaatatatttctTATAGGATTTATATGTACTTGTACTGCTATGCATGTACAAGTAACATATAACTAAAAAGATATgtataaaaacaacttttaatttgattaaaaataaaataagtcatctCTGACAGTGGAGAAATTATGCTCAAATGATTATTACTTTGAAATAGACCTCTGAAATATGTACTTTCAGATTTGACATTTCATACCGACTTTCAGATAGAACATAATGGAGAATCCTCCGTCTTctaaatttgtctttctctgaaATCTGTACAAGTCCTTTGATGACACCATATTATTGAAGTGTCTGGAGTGACACACTACACACTAATTTACAGTTATAAATACAACATATTGTAGACAGACTGAAGAAAGTTCTGATTGCCTTGCTGGCTGGTTTCTCACCTCATGTTGGCCAAGTTTGTTTCATTTGTTACAGTCTGGTCTCAGTTTTTATGCATTGCTCTTTTAAATGTTAGGATtacttttttaattgacaaataaaaattttatagtatatttatgtTGTACAGCATGAAGTTTTGATACATGCCTATCGTGTGGAATgtctaaatcaagctatttaacatatgcattacctcacatactcaTGACATATACATGAAAATCATTATTCTATTGGGAAAtaatcttccctttttcttttcattttttgtctttggaGCCAAATGGACCAGATGATATTTAACTCCATCTTTGAGAAACATTTAATAATGTAATGTGTTTGTGGTACAGGGTGAGTACAGATGCACGGGAGGCCATAGGGTTTAGGTAAAGGGAGCACAAAAGTTGAAGATGAGGCGCTGCCATCATTGCTGGAATTCAGGCCAAGGGCAGGAGCTGAGGAAGCCACAGGGAGGACATTTTCTGCAGTTGCTGAACCAGTAGCAACCAGGTCCTGAGAAAGCCCTCTCTTGTGGCAGAATAACAGCCAGGCGGGAAAGCTTTTCATCCTGCAAAGCTGGGGCAGAAGGTTCTTCCTTGAATGTGGTCATCtgcacttcagctcaggagtccTGCAAAAGACAGAGGAGAGTGTTGTTTTCAACCTGGCTCTACCAACAGTTTCTTTTCCCCTCCTTCAAGGACTCAGATGAGAGCActgcaggaagaagaaaaacaagttccTGAGTCTCCCACAGCCAACCTTCCTGCAGAGCACAGGCCTTTTCTAAGTGGAGAGGAGAAGTTTTGGTGTAAATTGCCTGATCAGAAATTTGGATCCAAAGTCTTTCCTGTTATTTCTGTCTCATGCCTTATCACCTCTACCATCATTCtagtgtgtccggagtttgttccttctggtgggtttgtggtctcactgacttcaagaatgaagccacggaccttcgtggtgagtgttacagctccttaaaggtggcacggacccaaagagtgaccagcagcaagatttattgtgaagagcgaaagaacaaagcttccacagcatggaaggggacctgaggGGGTTGCTGGGGTCCCCTCAGGGGAATAAATGCTGGGGGGCCAGCATTTATTCCCCTATTTGTCCCtgcccacgtcctgctgattggtccattttacagagtgcggattggtccattttacagagtgtgGATTGGTCCATATTACAAATAGCTAGCTACCCACAGAGCACcaattggtgtgtttttacacagcgctgattggtgcattttacaaacctcttgtaagacagaaaggTTCTCTAAGTCCCTTCCcaacccagaagtccagctggcttcacctctcactaggGAAACCATATCTGTTTCTAAAAGAGGATTAAAAGATATTACCTGTTGGCTGAAGTCCAGAGTGTCCTGGGAAAAAGTAGGAAAAGATATACATTTAAACATATTGAAGCAAGTCTGTCCTCCAACACAATGTCCCAGCGCTAGATCTCCCACCTGAGATTTCTCTAACACCACAACCCACACCAACCAGGGCAGAGAGGAGCAGAAACAGACCATGTGACCCATGAAGCATGAAGTGTCTGTCACAGGATCCAGTGTAATTGCATTAGCCTTAGTGGTTCTTCTGTAATTTGCTCCAGGATCTCAAACCAAAGGACCCCTACTTGTTAACCTTCCTCTTGTCTCTGCAGGCCACAAGCTATTATGCTTTGACATAGAAACCATGCACTGATGATTTCTGGATTATCAGGACATTGGAGGTCATTTGGGGAAAGAAAGGCTTTATCCAGCGCCACTCATATACTGAGAACTAACCTCAGCAAAGCCATAGTTCCTCCTCCAGAAAAGCCTATGGACAGAGAGCCAGTTACCAAAGGCTCCTCACCTTTCTGATTCCTGAAGTAGATGAACAGCCCGGCCCCAAGGAAGAGCAGGCCCAGCACAAAGCCTCCGACTCCACTCAGCATCTTGCTCTGTGCAGATTCAGACCGTGCTCCTGAGAGAGGAAGCCAGGTTTAGTGATGTTTATTCCAAACTGAACCTCTTTAATTGAGACTCTAAGATTCAGAGCTTTGAAAATGGGGAAGAAGGCTGCCCCACAAGAACTAAAATAACTAccatttctggagaaaaaaaggaTTTCAAATCACACTGAACAGTTACAAGGTTCAGACATCAAACTCATTCAAATATTACAGCCTTGATGTAAGGCACGAGTTCAACATCTGATCCACAGAAAGCCTGAGACTCAGTGAGGCTAAGTAGTTTGTCTAGAGTGACAGAGCTAATAAAAGGCAGAGCTGAGATCAGACTTCCCTCATGTGAGGTAGGCCCCTACACTTCTCTTCCCAGATCACAACAAACAACTCAGAGCAACAGCACCAGAAACTCAGTCTCAGACCCAGAGACAGGGCCTGGAGCCCAGGGAGACCAGGTGACCCTGACCTGTGACAACACGGGGAAGTTCAAAAGAGGGACAGCCTCTCCTGCCTGGCAGGCGTGACTGCTTCTCCAGGAGGTACAGGTGTTTCTAGGAACACCTACAGGGTTACCCCCAGTGACCTGTGCTAATGGCGATAAGAACATGGAGCAAATGAAAATAGGATGTGGGAGAGGAGAAACTTGACACTCAGGGATTAGTACAGTCCCCTTCTTGGTGGGTGAGAAATGTATGAAGTCAGAAAGCTGCTCACTCCATTCCACTGTGAGAGGGCTGGTCACGCTTGGGTGCTCCACTTGGCAGGTGTAAACCTCTCCACTCCGAGGAACTGTTTCCAGCATCACCAGGGTCTGGAAGGTCCAGTCTCCATTCTGGATCAGGCCTGTGGACACCACCCCAGCCTTCTCTTCCTGACCATTCCGGAACCACCTGACTTCAATGCTGCCTGGATAGAAACCACTCACAGAGCAGACCAGGAGGCTGTGGTGCTGCAGGGTCTGGATCTTTGAAGGATACACAGTCACCTTAGGTTGGACTAGGAGAAAAGAACATAGTGGGAATGAGTCAGGAAGACAGAGTGTCTCCTTGTTTGGCTGTTTGTCTGCTTCTCTGTAAACCCAGGCTCTGGCCTTGACCAGGCCTCCAGCACAGCTGGCCAAGTGGCCTTACAGTGTCAGCCTGGAATTTAATCTTGATAGTGAGGACCCATTAGATTTGAGAGATGTTGtgaaaaattatgtttgtttCTTCATAGCTTGAAATTGGCATGCATTGTCAAAGTGTTTACAAATCTTTGAAAGTAGAGTACAGTAATTAAAACTGATATCTGAGCCAGGTTGCCTGGTTCAAATCCAAGGGCTGCCTTTTACTGGTTGATCCTGGAAGAGTTTTTTGATTCTTCTGTGTCTCAACTTTGTCACCTACAATGAAGGACAATTATACTAATTTACCTCTTGGGGTTATATGAGGATTAATGCacgtaaaatgtataaaacaatgaCTGAAGATAGCTTTCAATTTATGAGATCAGAAGCTTCTCACTCCATTCCACTGTGAGAGGGCTTATCACACTTGGGTGCTCCACTTGGCACCTATTTATCATCCTTGTACACCGTGacagaaaaatatgatttaaagcAATGTGGATAGATAAAGGGACAGAGTTGGGTACATGAGGAAACCGAGTATGAATTTTTAGGAATACTACCGCCATGCACTCACACCTTAGAACACCACAGAAATGGTTCTGCCCCTGGGAAGGTGGGACAGACAGAAATGATTCTCCAAATTTTTAAGTTCCTAGAAAAGCATGAGTCCTGAAGCAGAGAGAAGGATTAAGGAATGtcattttagttttgaaagttcttatatttatatttagctGATCAATGCATCTCCCGTGCAACACAAGCGTAATTATTATTAGGCCTAtcattgtaaaatgatttttctttccagaatgACATTTGGATTAAGGCAGTGTCTGGGACT belongs to Macaca thibetana thibetana isolate TM-01 chromosome 4, ASM2454274v1, whole genome shotgun sequence and includes:
- the LOC126952700 gene encoding HLA class II histocompatibility antigen, DRB1 beta chain isoform X5 — protein: MVCLRLPGGSCMAALTVTLMVLSSPLALAGDTRPRFLWQAKAECHFFNGTERVRYLQRHFYNQEEFVRFDSDVGEFRAVSELGRPVAEYWNSQKDFLEQRRASVDNYCRHNYRVGESFTVQRRVQPKVTVYPSKIQTLQHHSLLVCSVSGFYPGSIEVRWFRNGQEEKAGVVSTGLIQNGDWTFQTLVMLETVPRSGEVYTCQVEHPSVTSPLTVEWRARSESAQSKMLSGVGGFVLGLLFLGAGLFIYFRNQKGHSGLQPTGLLS
- the LOC126952700 gene encoding HLA class II histocompatibility antigen, DRB1 beta chain isoform X1, translated to MVCLKLPGGSCMAALTVTLMVLSSPLALAGDTRPRFLEYSTSECHFFNGTERVRYLDRYFYNQEEFVRFDSDVGEYRAVSELGRPDAEYWNSQKDFLEQRRAQVDNYCRHNYRVGESFTVQRRVQPKVTVYPSKIQTLQHHSLLVCSVSGFYPGSIEVRWFRNGQEEKAGVVSTGLIQNGDWTFQTLVMLETVPRSGEVYTCQVEHPSVTSPLTVEWRARSESAQSKMLSGVGGFVLGLLFLGAGLFIYFRNQKGHSGLQPTGLLS
- the LOC126952700 gene encoding HLA class II histocompatibility antigen, DRB1 beta chain isoform X4; this encodes MVCLRLPGGSCMAALTVTLMVLSSPLALAGDTRPRFLEQAKCECHFFNGTERVQYLDRYFYNQEEFVRFDSDVGEYRAVSELGRPDAEYWNSQKDFLEQRRAQVDNYCRHNYRVGESFTVQRRVQPKVTVYPSKIQTLQHHSLLVCSVSGFYPGSIEVRWFRNGQEEKAGVVSTGLIQNGDWTFQTLVMLETVPRSGEVYTCQVEHPSVTSPLTVEWRARSESAQSKMLSGVGGFVLGLLFLGAGLFIYFRNQKGHSGLQPTGLLS